The Micrococcales bacterium genomic sequence GCCGGTAGACTAGGCGGGCTCTGCCCGCGCCGTCGTGTCGCGGGCAGCAGTTGCGCCAGACCTACCGGAGGATTCAGTGCCAGTGAAAAGCGCCGTCGAAACCTTGGAATCGACCAAGGTGAAACTAACCGTCGACGTGGCCTACGCCGACCTCAAGCCCGCCATCACCAAGGCCTACAAGGAAATTGCCGGCCAGGTCAACGTGCCCGGTTTCCGCAAAGGGCACGTTCCAGCCAGGGTGATTGACGCCCGCTTTGGCCGCGGCGTGGTGATGGAGCAAGCCATTAACGACTCGCTCAGTGACTGGTACCGCCAGGCCCTGGACCAGCACAAACTCTTCCCAATGGCGCAGCCAGAGGTCGACATCACCTCCGAACCGCCGCTTGACGCCGACGAACCGGAGATGACCTTCACCGCGGTGGTTGAGGTCCGCCCAGAGATCAAGCTGCCTAGCTTGGGCGGGATCGAGGTCACCGTACCGGTGGTCACTATCAGCGACGAGCAGGTCGAAATGGCCCTAGATGCCCTCAGAGAGCGTTTCGGCAGCCTAAAGACAGTCGACCGCCCGGCACAAGACGGCGACTTCGTCACAATCGACCTCAAAGCCGAAAAGGGCGAGCAGGAAATCGACTCGGTCAGTGGCATCTCCTACCAGATCGGCTCGAAAGACCTAGTTGACGGCCTTGATGAGGCCCTGACCGGCCTATCAGCCGACGAAACCACCAGCTTCGAAACCGAAATGGCTGGCGGCGAGCACGCCGGCGAAAACGCCTTGGTCACCGTCACACCGACGGCCGTCAAGGAACGCGAGTTACCCGACCTTGACGATGACTTTGCCCAGGAAGTCAGCGAGTTCGACACCCTCGAAGAGCTCAGAAAAGACGCCCGCATTCGCCTAGAACAGCAGGTCGAACGCGACCAAGTGGTTTTGGCCCAAGACAAGTTGGTCGAAACGCTGTTAGAGCAGACCGACTTCGAAGCCCCCAAAGGCGTAGTAGAGCAAGACGCCAAGAACCAACTCAGCAAGGCCGGCAAAGAGGACGACGAAGAAGCCCTCGAGGCCGCGCTGAGGGATTCGGCCAAAGCCGTGCGGACTCAGCTACTGCTGGACGCCATGGTCGAGTACCTCCAGGTCACAGCCAACCAAGGCGAGCTCACCGGCTTCATTGTCCAAACCGCCCAGCGCTACGGTATGGACCCGAACCAGTTCCTCCAGACCGCAGCTGACCATGGCGAGCTGCCCCAGTTCTACGCTGAACTGGTTCGGTCAAAGGCCTTGGTCAAGGCGTTGCGTCAGGTCAAGGTCCAAACCGAGGCTGGAGATGTTATCGACATTGAGGCCAAACTGGGCCCGGAGCAAGTCGAAGAACCCCAAGGTGAAGGCGAGCTGGTCGAGCCGGCTGAGGAATCCGGCATCGGGCAAGAGGGTTACATCGAAGACCTAACGGCGGATCTGGGACAAGGCGAGCTTGACCAGTTGGCCATCGAAATTGGCGGCCCCGAGGAAGACAACTAACGACCCTTGGGCAGCCGGCATCACACCAGCTGCGCTTTTAGTGAAACCAGAACCGCCGGGGCCAAGACGGCCAGCGGCAAGGCATTAGGGTCATGATGGACCCGGTAGAACAACCAAGGGGGGAGCGCGTGAGCGGACCATTGGCGGCAGCCGCCGAGGGCGGCAACATGGGCCTAAACGATGTCATCTTCAACCGTTTGCTCAAGGAACGCATCATCTGGCTCGGGGCCGAGGTCCGCGATGACAACGCCAATATGATCTGCGCCCAGATGATGTTGCTGGCGGCCGAAGACCCAGCGCGGGACGTCCACCTCTACATCAACTCGCCCGGCGGCTCAATCACCGCCGGCATGGCGATTTACGACACGATGCAGTACATCGCACCGGACGTGGCCACCGTGGCCGTGGGCGTGGCCGCTTCGATGGGGCAGTTCCTGCTGTCCTCCGGCACGCCGGGCAAACGCTACGCCACGCCGCACGCCCGGGTGATGATGCATCAACCCTCGGGCGGGATTGGCGGCACGGCCACCGACATCCGCATCAACGCCGAGCTGATTCTGCATATGAAACGCCAGCTAGCGGAGCTAACCGCGGCCCAAACCGGCAAAACGGTGGACCAGATCAACGCCGATGCCGACCGCGACCGCTGGTTTACAGCCGAAGAGGCGCTGAAGTACGGCTTCATTGACCACGTCGTCACCCACACCAGCGCGATTGGCGGGCCAGGTGGAGCCGGGGCTGCGACCAGCGGTGATGGCAAAGGTCGAAAGGGGGCCGGCAAGTGAGGCTCGACCCGGCTTCGACCTACGGTTGGCTGCGCCCTGTGGCGGCGCGCCCCGTTTCGCCCAGTGCGCGGTACGTTTTGCCTACCTTTGAAGAACGCACTCCCTATGGTTTCAAACGGCAAGACCCCTACGCCAAGCTGTTTGAGGATCGGATTGTTTTTCTGGGCGTGCAAATCGACGACGCTTCGGCTGACGATGTCATGGCGCAGCTGCTGGTGCTCGAATCACAGGATCCGCACCGCGATATCACCATGTACATCAACTCGCCCGGCGGGTCGATCACGGCTTTGACCGCCATCTACGACACAATGCAGTACGTCACGCCCCGGATCCAGACGGTCTGTTTGGGCCAAGCGGCTTCCGCCGCCGCCGTGGTACTGGCCGCCGGCACGCCCGGGCTACGCTTGGCCTTGCCCAATGCGCGAGTTCTGATTCACCAACCGGCATTTGAAGGTGGTGTTTACGCTCAGGCCAGTGACATCGAAATCCAGGCCCAAGAGATTCTGCGGATCCGGGAATGGTTGGAGCAGACCATTGCCAAACACTCCAAGCGGACGCCAGAACAGGTGCGCGAGGACATCGAACGCGACAAAATCCTGACGGCTGAACAGGCTTTGGAATACGGCATGATCGACCAGGTGTTGCAGAGCCGCAAGGCGCCGGTCGAGCCGTCCACCTAAAGCTGGTTGGTCTGGGTTTGTTTGTTGGGATTGGCCTCGACGTGGTCGAGGTGGCGCGGTTTGCCCGGGCCTTGAGGCGCGCTCCACGGCTGGCCGAAAAGCTCTTTGTCGAAACTGAACGTTCGCTGCCGCTGCGCTCGCTGGCGGCCCGCTTCGCCGCCAAAGAAGCGCTGGCCAAAGCCCTGGGCGGTCCCGAGGGCCTGCGCTGGCATGACTGCTGGGTCATCAACGACGAGGCCGGCCGGCCCGAGCTGAAAATCCAAGGTAGCGTTGCGGCTGCCCTAGTTGATCAGGGCATTGGCCGCCTGCATTTGTCGCTGAGCCACGACGGCGGCCTGGCGGTCGCCATTGTCGCAGCCGAGGCCTAGAGACCGGCTCCCTGACCGGCTCAGGCCGGTCCATCCCTGGGGTGGGCGCATCGTGTGGCGTCGTTGTATCAAAACGGCGCATCGAGTGGCGTCGAAGTATTGTTTCAATCGCCATCACCGGAGCGTCTTCGCTGGTCCCTCGCCTGGTCACTTCGTGTGAAACGAGAAAACGACGCCATTGGATTGGGCGAAACGATAGAAGTGCCACGTTTGATGCCGGCGGGCGGGTGCGCCCCCTGACGCCGCGCCTCAGGGCTTTCGCCTAGGGTGGGGGTATGAGCTTTAGTGACGGGCAAGCCATCATGTGGGTTGATGGGGATTTGGTGCCGGCCGGGCAGGCCACGATCCCGGCGCTGGACCACGGCTTGACAGTTGGAGACGGTGTCTTTGAGGCGGTCAAAGTGCGTGGCGGCAAGGCCTTTGCGTTGCGGCCGCATTTGGCGCGGATGGCTCGATCAGCTGCCGGCTTGCGCCTGCCGTTCCCGGGCGAACAGGCCGTTGACCAGGCCTGCCAGGCAGTGCTCAACGCCAACGCCAGTCTGCTGGTCAATAGCATGGCGATTCTGCGTATTACTCTGACCGCCGGTGTCGGTGAGGTCGGGTCCGGCCGGATCAGCGGGGCCAGCCCACGATTGTTGATCACGTTGACCCATCACGCACCGCGGCCGCCCACCACCAGCTGTATCACCGTGCCGTGGCAACGAAACACCCACGGTGCCCTGACCGGTCTGAAGACTACCTCTTACGCTGAAAACGCCTTGGCCCTGGCCATGGCGCGCGAAGCCAACGCCACCGAGGCCCTATTCGCCAACAGCGAAGGCCAACTGTGTGAGGGCACCGGCTCCAATGTCTTTTTGGTGTTGGACGGCCGGCTGCTGACGCCGCCGCTGAGCGACGGCTTGCTGGGCGGCATAACTCGCCAGCTAGTTCTTGATTGGTCCAACGCGGTCGAAGAGTCAGTCCCGATGCAGGCGTTATTCGAGGCTAGCGAGGTGTTCTTGACGTCGACTGGACGTGACGTGCAGGGTGTCACAGCGATAGACTCGAAGCCAGTGTCCGATGCTGCCCTGGGACCTGTAACGGCGCAGGTCGCCCAGGTGTTTGCAGAGGGGGAGGCAAAGTTCGATGATTCCTAGTTTCACCGCCGCACAGATTGAACAAGCGGAAAAAGACCTAATGGAGACGGTGCCAGAAGGCTCCTTGATGGCTCTGGCTTCCCATGCGGCAGCCAACCTGATCCTGCGTGAGCTGCGCGCCAGGCGTGGCAAAGCCGCTGGTGCCAAGGTCCTGGCACTGGTCGGTCCAGGTAACAACGGTGGCGACACACTTTACGCCGGGGCCAAGCTATGCCTGCGCGGCGTCGCCGTGACGGCAGTAGCCACCGCTAACCGGATGCATCCGGCCGGACAAGCCGCCTTCGAGGCGGTTGGCGGCCGGGTTGTCTCTCTGGCCGAACCAGGACCAGGGCCCCATATGCCAATCGAAGATGTCACAGCCATGGCGCTGAGAGCCGATTGCATCGTTGACGGGCTGTTGGGCATTGGCGCCCGCGGGCCGCTTTCTGGCCGCGCAGCCGGCTTGGTGACCACGTTGATCGTGGAAATGGGTCTGGACGCGCCGCTGCGCTACCGCCGGCCCGGACGGCCGTTTGTGGTGGCGATCGACTTACCCTCAGGGGTCAGTGTTGACGACGGCATGGTTGACGGCCAGGTTTTGCCAGCCGATGTCACCGTCACCTTTGGCGCCTACAAGCCGGCAGCGCTGCTGCCGCCAGCCAGCTCGATGTTTGGCCGGGTCGAATTGATCGACATTGGATTGACCGAGCCGTTGGCTCGGGCCGAGGCCAAAGCCACGGCTCGGCGTTTCGAAGCCAGCGACGTGCTGGCGACCTGGCCGGTCCCCAGGCGGTCAGACCACAAGTACACCCGTGGCGTGGTTGGCATGGTGGCCGGTTCGGACACCTATCCCGGCGCGGCCGTGCTGACCACCTCGGCCGCCGTTTGCGCCGGCGTGGGCATGGTGCGCTACCTCGGCCCGGATAAGGCGATAGAGCGGGTGCTGTCACGGCGCCCCGAGGTTGTGCCTGGTGGGGGCCGGGTCGACGCCTGGGCCTTGGGTCCGGGTGTGGCACCGGGAGCGGAAAGCCAGCTGGGCCGGATCGCCTCGGCTTTGGAGTGGGCCAAAGCCAAGCGGGTACCGGCCGTGGTCGATGCCGGAGGTTTCGCCCTGCTGCCACCCTCGCCTGAGCGCTTGGATCCTTGGATCATTTTGACGCCGCATGCCGGCGAGATGGCCTCACTATTGCAGGACAGGGGAGTGTCGACCGATCGTGAATCAGTCGAGGCCCAGCCTGCCCACCATGCCCGTCTAGCGGCCGAGCTCGTTGGCGGGACAATCCTGCTCAAGGGGCCAGCCACGGTGGTGTCCGGTCAGGACGGTTCCTGCTTTGTCCAGGCCGACGGCCCGCCCTGGTTGGCCACGGCCGGTACCGGTGACGTGCTGACCGGTCTAATCGGTGCACTGCTGGCCGGCCACGGGGATTCGGTCGCCATCACCCCCGACTTGCCGACACATATCGCCGCCCTAGGCGCACTGGTTCACGGCCGAGCCGCCCTGAAGGCATCAACCGGGTCAGTTGACCCTGGCTCGGGCCGGCTGGGCAAGCCGATTGCGGCTATGGATGTGGTCAGGGCCTTGCCCCAGACCATCCAAGAGCTGCTGCAGCAGTGAACTTGCCTTTCGCCGGGAAGCCACCAGGCGCCGGCCAGCCAAGTCCTAACGCGGCGGATGGCGGCCGCGCCTTGGCCGGTGGTCGTCTTGGGTCGACCGGCGGCGGCACGGCTGAGGCCACCTTCCTCCACCCCGCCAGCCGGGCGGTGGTCTCACTCGACGCGATTACGGCAAACACCAGGCGGTTGAAGGAATTGGCTGGTCAGGCGCAGGTCATGGCCGTGGTCAAGGCCAATGGCTACGGTCACGGCATGGTCGCCTCAGCCCGGGCAGCAATGGCCGGCGGGGCTGGCTATCTGGGTGTGGCCCAATTGGCCGAGGCCCTCGAACTGCACCGGGCATTGGCCTGGCCCCGGCCGCCAATCCTGTCCTGGATTTACCCGGCCGGTGCCATTGACCTGCTGGGCCAGGGTTTGGCGAGCCAAATTGAACTAGGCGTCTCATTGCCAGAGCAACTGGACGGCATCGGCCAGGCGGTCAAGCAAACTGGCCAAGTGGCGCGGCTGCACCTCAAGCTGGACACCGGCCTGGGGCGGGCTGGTGGCCCGGCGGCCAGCTGGGAGGCGCTGGTGCGGGCGGCGTTGGCGGCCCAGGCCGAGGGGCTGGTCGAGCTGGCGGCAATGTGGACGCACTTCGCTTACGCCGATTCCCCCAACCACCCCACCGTGCTGGCCCAAGAGGCGGCCTTCGCCGAGGGTATGGCCCTGGCCCAGCGGCTAGGTGCGCGGTTCGAGCTGGCTCACGTGGCTAACTCGGCGGCCCTGTTGACCGGGCGGCCGTGTCGCTACGACATGGTGCGCCCTGGGTTGGCCATGTACGGGCTCAGCCCAATTCCGGACCAGGCCAGTTCAGGTGAGTTGGGCCTGGTCCCAGCGATGACTCTCGAATCGGAGTTCACGCTGGTCAAGCGGTTGCCGCAGGGGCATGGCGTGTCCTATGGCCACATGTACCACACGCCCGGCGACACGGTGGTTGGGCTGGTGCCGATGGGCTATGCCGAAGGCGTTTTCCGGCACGCCTCCAACCGGGCCGAGGTTTGGGTGGCTGGCCGGCGAGTACCGGTGGCTGGGCGGATTTGCATGGACCAATTTGTGGTGGACCTGGGCCCGGGGGCCGGCGAGGCCGCCGGTGAGCGGGTGGTCTTGTTTGGTCCGGGGCACAATGGCGAACCAACCGCCCAGGAGTGGGCAGAGGTTGCCGGCACCATTTCCTACGAGATTGTCACCAGGATCCCGCAACATGTGCCAAGGGTCTACGTTGGCGGCGGCGCTGGCTAATGGAGGTCGGCCTGCCAACTGCGGCGGCGACCCGGGCTTGGGGGCGGTTGCTGGCCGGGTTGCTAGAGCCCGGGGACCTGGTCATCTTGTCTGGCGAACTTGGGACGGGCAAAACGACCTTGGTCCAGGGCCTGGCTGGCGGCCTGAATGTGGCCGGTCAAGTGGCCTCACCAACCTTCATCATGGCTCGCCAACACCGGCCGTTGGGTGATGGTCCAGGGCTGGTACACGTCGACGCCTACCGGCTTGGTTCGCTGGACGAACTGGACGCTTTGGACCTCGACACTTCGCTTGAGGCTGCGGTCACCGTAGTTGAATGGGGCCAAGGCTGGGTTGAGGATCTGTCCAGCGACCGGCTAGAAGTCCACCTGACCCGCCAGCGCGGCTGGAGTTCACCTGGACCGCTCGACGAATTGGCTAACGAGCCACGCCGCGCCCAGGTGCGCGCCGTGGGGCAGCGCTGGGCCGGGATTGCCCTGCCCGGCAGTCCACGCTGGGCCTAGGAAACGGTGATTATCACCAGTTTCCTAGGCCCAAGACCATGCGTTCCTCCGCGTTTTCGCAGGTGGCGCTTGCGCCACCTGGCGTGCAACACGGCCGGTAGCTGGTTATTCACCAGCGCCCTAGGCTTGGCGCTGTGACTGGCCAGCGCTTTGGAGCCCCACCGTGGGCTCTTGGGCTGGTGCTGGTGGCCGTGGTCAGCGCCAACTTGGGTTCGGTTTTCGCCGTCTTTGCCTTTGAGTTGGTGGGGCCCGAGGCGGTGGTGGCTTTGCGCTCGACCTTCGCGGTGCCGCTGCTGTTGTTGTTCGCCCGGCCTTCGTTGCGCGGGCACTCGCGGCAAGCCTGGGCCGTCGTGATCGCTTTTGGGCTTTCCTTGGCCGCCATGAACTCGATGTTTTCCCAGTCGATTGCCCGCATGCCGATTGGGCCGGCCGTCACCATCGAAATGTTGGGACCGCTGGTTTTGTCGGTGATCCTGGCTCGGCGGCTGAGCGGTTGGCTCTGGGCGGTGCTGGCTTTGGCTGGCGTGGTGGTAATGCAGGGCTTGGTCACCGGGCATGGCTTGTTGTTTGACCCTCTGGGCGTGTTGTTCGCCTGCGGTGCGGCCGTGGCCTGGGCTTTCTACATTCTGTTGTCGAGGCAGGCCGGCAAAATGTTCAAGTCGGTCGACGCACTGGTACTGGCCGCCATGGTGGCAGCGGTGCTGACTTTGCCGGTCGGGGTGGCGGTCGAGGCAGCTTCGATGTTCCACTGGCAGGTCCTTGGCCTTGGGGTTCTCGTGGCGTTGTTTTCCAACGCCATCTGCAATGGCACCGAACTGATCGCCTTGCGCCAGGTGCCAGCCCATGTTTTCTCAGTCATGATGGCTTTGGGGCCGGTGGCCGGTTCGCTGCTGGCCTTTGTCCTGGCTCATCAACGGCTGGGTTTGACCACTCTGGTTGGTATTGGCCTGGTAGTTGTCGCCACTATGGGCGCCACCATTGGCGAAGGCCGCCGCCAAGAAGCGGCCTAGCATCGGCCTGGCAAGTCTTGAGGTAGTACATATGTCTGTCATTGGGTTATGATGGCTGTATGTCTGCCATCACGAAAAGGGAGCTGAACCAGCAAACGGCGAAGGTTCTCGCAAGGGTTTCCGCTACAGGTGCGGTTGTCCAGGTGACCGAGCGGGGTGTACCTAAGTGGCAGCTCATGCCCATCGAAACCGCAGAGAGTGACCGGCTGGCGGAGCTGACCAGGCAAGGCTGGGTGATTGCGCCAAAGGATGACCCGCCACCGTGGCCAGACCAAGCTGACACCGACTTGCCCATGTACTCGCCTCAAGAGGTCGATGAGCTGGTCCAGTGGATCAAGGACGACCGCTAATGCGCTACTACCTGGACTCGTCGGTGGCCCTGCACGCCGTGCTACCCAAAGGCGACGCCCAGGCAGTTGGTTGGGTCAGGCAGGCAGTGGAAACCCGTGATCAGGTTTTTTCGTCAGTTTTGCTGCGCCTCGAAATGATCCGGACGCTTAGGCGCGAAGGCCTGACACTGTCCCTTGCCGAGCCCCTCTTGGCCCGGCTCAGCCTGACCAGGCTGACCGACCCCATTGTCAAAGCCGCCGAGATGATCGAGCGTCACGTCAGAGCACTCGACGCCCTCCATTTGGCGACCTTGATTCAAGTTGACCCAACGGCCACATTGGTCAGCCATGACGCGCGCATGGCGGGCGTGGCCGGTCACCTTGGCATCCCGGTATTTGACCCGATGGCGGACCGTAGGCTTGAGGGGTGAGTGAGCTGCCGGGTGCCGTGTTGGGCATTTCGACGGCCGATGACGTGACCGTCGGGTTGGTCCGGCCCGGCCAACCAGACGCCACGCTGCACGGCGGTGGGCCAAGGGCCCACCTCGAATCGCTGGCGCCGCTGGTGGCGGGACTGTTGGCCCAGGCCGGGCTTGAGGGTAGTGACCTGGTTGGGATCGGCGTCGGTCGCGGCCCGGCCGCCTACACCGGTCTGCGCATTGGCCTGGCCACGGCTCGAGCTCTGGGTTTGGCCTGGGGCATCCCGGTTTGGGGGATCAGTGATCTTGACGTGTTGGCTGTTCAGAGCCAGGCCAACCTCCAACTTGGAGCGGGCCAGACCATCCTGGCCACCCTAGACGCCAAACGCAAAGAGGTCTATTGGTCGCTCTACCGTGCTTCCGACCACGGCGTCGAACTGCTTCAGGGGCCGGCCGTGTCAAAGCCGGGGGACGCGGCATCGGCCAAAACCGTAGCCGGGCCAGGTGCCATGCTCTACCCCGACCAGCTGGCCCTGTCTCCTGGCGCCCCCACCACCATCGACGCGGCCGTCTTGGCACGTCAGGCGGCCAGGCTGGCCGCCGCCGGCGCCGCCACGAGCCTGGAGCCGCTTTATCTGCGCCGACCTCACGTTCAAGGGCCCGCCCCGAGCAAGTCCGTCCTACCGTGAAGCTACGTCCGGCCCGGCCAGGCGACATCGACCAGCTTCTGGCCCTTGAACAAGCCTGTTTTGGCGACGAGGCCTGGCCGCGCGGCGGCATTGAGGCCGAGCTGACCAGCCCTGGGCGCAGTTACCTGGTTCTTCAGGCCGGCGACCGGCTCTTGGCTTACGGTGGCATCGCCACCGGGCCGGACTTTGCCGAGGTCATGACCGTCGCCGTCCATCCCGAATTCCAAGGCCAGGGCTGGGGCCGGCGGCTAATGGAACACCTCATCAGCGCTGCGGCACAGGCCGGCACCGACCAAGTCCTGCTAGAAGTTGCGGACAACAACTCTGTCGCCATCAGTCTCTACCAATCGATGGGTTTCGCGGCGATTGGTTCTAGGCCGCGCTACTACCAGCCCTCGGACCGGGACGCCCTGGTGATGCGGCTGGACTTGGCCGAGCCTGGGTCATAGCGGCGCCGCGCTAAGGTGTCTGCGTGCCAAATCCGTCCCAGCCGCTGGTCCTGGGGATCGAAACCTCTTGCGACGACACTGGCATTGCGCTGACCCGCGGTTTCAACCTGCTGGCGGAGCAGACCGCCTCATCGATGGACCTGCACGCTCGCTACGGCGGGATTGTGCCGGAGGTGGCTTCACGAGCCCACTTGGAGGCCCTTTTCCCGGCCATCGAGGCGACCTTTGACCAAACTGACGTGAACTTGGCCCACCTTGACGCCATCGCCGCCACGGCCGGGCCTGGATTGGTTGGCTCGCTGGCGGTGGGCCTGGCGGCAGCCAAGTCGCTGGCCTTCGCGCTGGACAAACCGCTTTACGGTGTCAACCACGTGGTGGCCCATGTGCTGGTGGACCAGCTGGTCAACGGGCCCTTCCGGGGTCCCGTGCTGGCTCTGGTGGTATCTGGCGGCCACACCTCGCTGATGGTCGTCGAGGGCCCGGACGTCACGACAATTGGCCAGACCCTTGATGACGCGGCTGGTGAGGCCTTCGACAAGATCGGTCGTTTGCTGGGGATGCCCTATCCCGGCGGACCGGAAATCGACCGCCTGGCCCGGTTGGGCGACCCGCGCGCCTACAACTTCCCGCGAGCCCTGACCCGGCGCCAAGACCTGGAGCGCCACCGCTACGACTTTTCGTTCTCGGGCCTGAAAACGGCCGCCGCGCGGGTGCTTGAAGCCGCCCAAGACCGGGGTGAGAGCGTTAGCGAGGCCGATTTTTCGGCATCGTACGCTGAGGCCGTGGCGGACGTGCTGGTCTCCAAGACCATTGCCGCGGCCGGCGACCTGGGCCTCGACACGGTTGTCATGGGCGGCGGCTTCACCGCTAACTCCCAGTTGCGGGACAAGGCGGCGGCGCTGATGCCGGCCGCCGGCCTGGAGTTGCGCTTGGCGCCGTTGAAGTATTGCACCGATAACGGCGCCATGATTGCGGCGGCCGGGGCACACGCCATCGGCCACGGGCTGGCACCCAGCGACCTGGGCATTGGCGCCGACAGCGCCATGGACGCCACCTGCCTAGTCGCCCGATGACGGCCCGCCCCGGCCTTTTGTGCCAGGGCTCAACCT encodes the following:
- the tsaD gene encoding tRNA (adenosine(37)-N6)-threonylcarbamoyltransferase complex transferase subunit TsaD, translated to MPNPSQPLVLGIETSCDDTGIALTRGFNLLAEQTASSMDLHARYGGIVPEVASRAHLEALFPAIEATFDQTDVNLAHLDAIAATAGPGLVGSLAVGLAAAKSLAFALDKPLYGVNHVVAHVLVDQLVNGPFRGPVLALVVSGGHTSLMVVEGPDVTTIGQTLDDAAGEAFDKIGRLLGMPYPGGPEIDRLARLGDPRAYNFPRALTRRQDLERHRYDFSFSGLKTAAARVLEAAQDRGESVSEADFSASYAEAVADVLVSKTIAAAGDLGLDTVVMGGGFTANSQLRDKAAALMPAAGLELRLAPLKYCTDNGAMIAAAGAHAIGHGLAPSDLGIGADSAMDATCLVAR
- the rimI gene encoding ribosomal protein S18-alanine N-acetyltransferase encodes the protein MKLRPARPGDIDQLLALEQACFGDEAWPRGGIEAELTSPGRSYLVLQAGDRLLAYGGIATGPDFAEVMTVAVHPEFQGQGWGRRLMEHLISAAAQAGTDQVLLEVADNNSVAISLYQSMGFAAIGSRPRYYQPSDRDALVMRLDLAEPGS